A genomic stretch from Glaciecola nitratireducens FR1064 includes:
- the rsxA gene encoding electron transport complex subunit RsxA gives MTEIILLLIGTVLVNNFVLVQFLGLCPFMGVSGKLETAIGMSMATTFVLTIASMSSYLVEAYILTPLGIEYLRTLSFILVIAVVVQFTEMVVHKTSPTLYRLLGIFLPLITTNCAVLGVALLNITEQHNFIESIMYGFGAALGFSLALVLFSAMRERLAAADVPTPFKGASIAMITAGLMSLAFMGFTGLVK, from the coding sequence ATGACCGAAATAATACTTTTATTAATTGGAACTGTGCTAGTCAATAACTTTGTCCTTGTACAATTTCTAGGCTTGTGCCCATTTATGGGAGTTTCAGGGAAGCTCGAAACGGCTATAGGCATGTCGATGGCGACAACATTTGTGTTAACAATTGCCTCCATGTCCAGCTATCTTGTCGAGGCCTATATTTTGACCCCACTAGGCATCGAGTATCTGCGTACCCTCAGTTTTATTCTCGTGATCGCCGTTGTCGTCCAATTCACCGAAATGGTGGTGCATAAAACGAGCCCTACTCTCTATCGACTCCTTGGTATTTTTTTGCCGCTCATCACGACCAATTGTGCCGTTTTAGGTGTCGCTTTGTTGAATATTACTGAACAACACAATTTTATTGAGTCTATCATGTATGGATTTGGAGCTGCGCTCGGCTTCTCTTTGGCCCTTGTACTATTTTCCGCAATGCGTGAAAGGCTGGCGGCAGCGGATGTACCTACCCCATTCAAGGGAGCATCCATAGCAATGATAACGGCAGGTTTAATGTCTTTAGCATTTATGGGCTTCACAGGGTTAGTGAAATGA